In the genome of Aspergillus flavus chromosome 8, complete sequence, one region contains:
- a CDS encoding RTA1 like protein-domain-containing protein: MAPPLCDPENYKDATFAFYRFAPSVEANIIFVILFGISTLLHTFQMCHTKIWYLWPLVVGGACEAVGYIGRVLNALEDEGCWNIGPYVIQNTLILLGPAFMAASIYMILGRIILLTAGEHHALVKRKWLTKTFVWGDVVSLCTQSTDGSIMAAPDLWQIGEKVIIAGLFVQLFIFSCFLVIAINYHYRLARSPTPESNNPSIRWKWYLFTLYLTGGLILVRSVFRVVEFIEGNHGPIMRSEACVFIFDGFLMVLVLLWMNWFHPGEIGLLLRNEVPITNGLQLMKIRQGRKRCNTMESGNSKLPLIGRSNGVGHKAV, from the exons ATGGCACCACCTCTTTGTGATCCTGAAAACTACAAAGATGCCACCTTTGCCTTCTACCGCTTCGCCCCGTCTGTCGAGGCGAATATTATATTTGTGATACTCTTCGGCATTTCGACACTGTTGCATACGTTTCAAATGTGCCATACGAAAATATGGTATCTCTGGCCACTTGTCGTAGGCGGTGCAT GCGAAGCGGTTGGATACATCGGAAGAGTCCTGAATGCACTCGAAGACGAGGGCTGCTGGAATATTGGACCATATGTCATCCAGAATACACTGATTCTCCTCGGACCAGCATTTATGGCTGCATCCATCTATATGATTCTCGGTCGCATTATCCTGCTCACTGCCGGGGAGCACCATGCCCTAGTCAAGCGAAAGTGGCTTACCAAAACCTTTGTTTGGGGTGATGTGGTTTCGCTCTGCACACAGTCCACAG ATGGCAGCATTATGGCCGCTCCAGATCTCTGGCAAATAGGCGAAAAGGTCATCATTGCTGGTCTTTTCGTCCAGCTTTTTAtcttctcttgctttcttgttATTGCTATTAATTATCATTATCGTCTGGCCAGATCGCCAACACCCGAATCGAACAATCCTAGCATTCGATGGAAGTGGTACTTATTTACCCTATACCTGACTGGAGGTTTGATCCTCGTCAGAAGTGTCTTCCGGGTTGTTGAGTTTATTGAAGGCAATCATGGTCCTATCATGCGAAGCGAGGCCTGTGTCTTTATTTTCGACGGCTTTTTGATGGTCCTAGTGCTTCTTTGGATGAACTGGTTCCATCCTGGCGAGATTGGCCTATTGCTCCGTAACGAGGTGCCTATCACAAACGGACTTCAGTTAATGAAGATACGTCAGGGGCGAAAACGATGCAATACGATGGAAAGCGGGAACTCGAAACTTCCCCTAATTGGCCGGTCGAATGGAGTTGGGCACAAGGCAGTTTAA
- a CDS encoding uncharacterized protein (expressed protein): MRAQQRRLKSYQKQATTLAKPKRSLRECFMNLFTSSRIRLGITTGVGERDHSVQSNFRQQLLIDYESERDDGLIWCPVSHGWIYSDHMTASHIFPYKHGQATMDAIFGRVRPAELFSSRNGLMLNSIIEKHFDSGVMVIVPNLPERPTDTMLSKWVGQEVREYKLRIIDNTWQHLDRVINKDGLTWRKLDNRVLQFRGNYRPAARYLYFHYCVQVLRRAWKLGPGQKTVFHLTDEFGKPFWGTPGRYIAKNMLRALIEELGHEYDNLLEGATLLSRGDDDLLLNTAVAQIAPIEEADDEDTDEEDFDDYD, from the coding sequence ATGAGGGCCCAACAACGCCGCCTAAAGTCATATCAAAAGCAGGCTACGACGCTGGCTAAACCAAAAAGATCACTACGCGAATGTTTCATGAACCTCTTCACAAGCAGCAGAATAAGGCTCGGGATTACAACTGGAGTGGGTGAAAGAGATCATAGTGTTCAAAGTAATTTTCGACAGCAGCTCTTGATAGATTATGAGAGTGAGAGGGATGACGGGCTCATTTGGTGCCCAGTCTCTCATGGGTGGATTTATTCGGACCATATGACAGCTAGTCATATATTCCCCTATAAACATGGGCAGGCGACTATGGATGCGATTTTTGGAAGGGTCCGGCCGGCCGAGCTTTTCTCTTCGAGGAATGGGTTAATGCTGAACTCAATTATTGAGAAGCATTTCGATTCCGGGGTCATGGTGATCGTCCCTAATCTCCCGGAAAGACCCACCGACACCATGCTATCGAAGTGGGTAGGGCAAGAGGTCCGCGAGTACAAACTGCGGATCATTGATAACACATGGCAACACCTAGATAGGGTTATCAATAAGGATGGCCTCACCTGGAGGAAGCTGGATAACCGAGTCTTGCAGTTTAGGGGAAATTACCGGCCCGCAGCACGCTACTTATATTTTCACTACTGCGTGCAGGTCTTAAGACGCGCATGGAAACTTGGCCCTGGCCAAAAAACTGTATTCCATCTCACTGACGAGTTTGGAAAGCCCTTTTGGGGCACACCAGGGCGTTACATTGCCAAGAATATGCTGAGGGCATTGATTGAAGAATTAGGGCACGAATATGATAACCTGCTAGAGGGCGCAACTCTGTTAAGCAGAGGTGATGACGACCTACTCCTTAATACAGCCGTGGCTCAAATTGCTCCTATTGAGGaggcagatgatgaagatacggatgaagaggatTTCGATGATTACGACTAG
- a CDS encoding MCM2/3/5 family-domain-containing protein, with product MSTLFDAVLQSELDSNAGSRDHRLHSDQLPSSRPHPPSESNGPMSDMHAFPDDQVVESNSTVTRRRNPYVKAPPPLVDVAGEKVQQAFEELLETYREEPTWSAPPPSSEILSDKYYIAQIHGMNKHSLSTLYVDFTHLTSLDSPILADAIVNQFYRFHPFLTKALHNLIAKYEPDFYTHHRKVDKVNSDAGTSMMGGNSSVSISDKHEMGEHVQERTRHQQTDKLFSLAFYNLPLVSRLRQLRTSQIGKLLSISGTVTRTSEIRPELSLGTFICENCKTVCPDVEQTFKYTEPSECPNQSCGNRSGWRLDIGKSTFVDWQKVKLQESSHEIPTGSMPRTMDVILRGEMVDRAKAGERCIFTGTLIVVPDVSQLGLPGVRPEAVRDDSAFRSGDVGGGGLTGLKALGARDLTYRLAFLACMVTPDTTTPGQQTNQQLNGQSNNILASLNQLTEPEDNEDKAQEAFLHTLTPYEVEDLKGLVHSDYIYSRLVDSIAPMIYGHRQIKKGLLLQLIGGVSKNTAQENMQLRGDINVCIVGDPSTSKSQFLKYICSLHPRAVYTSGKASSAAGLTASVVKDAETGEFTIEAGALMLANGGGICAIDEFDKMDISDQVAIHEAMEQQTISIAKAGIHTTLNARASILAAANPIGGRYNPKATLRANLNFSAPIMSRFDLFFVIRDEPNETVDRNLADHIVNVHMNRDEAVQPELSTEQLQRYIRFARTFRPVFTDEAKALLVEKYKELRSNDSQGGNGRSSYRITVRQLESLVRLSEAVAKANCVEEIVPKFVQEAYDLLRQSIVTVEKDDVEVDDDEELANAAGHDEDHEMGDGERDREGDSPMREDVEEQPAPSRTRTKITFDKYMKILNLVVRRVNEDESTSGEGVEEEDLIVWYLEQIESELDNEEDLQRERSLAVKVLKRMVKDNILMPIRGEGLVDAADGDQETSHRTVYVLHPNCAVDDIVIPDPNSRR from the exons ATGTCGACCCTTTTTGACGCCGTCCTTCAATCCGAGCTAGACTCGAACGCCGGCTCTCGCGACCATCGTCTGCACTCAGATCAACTTCCCAGCTCTCGGCCACATCCACCCTCGGAAAGCAATGGTCCTATGAGCGATATGCACGCATTCCCTGACGACCAGGTTGTGGAATCGAATTCGACCGTGACCCGCCGGCGAAACCCATATGTGAAGGCTCCTCCTCCCTTGGTCGACGTTGCGGGCGAGAAAGTACAGCAGGCTTTTGAGGAATTGCTTGAGACTTATAGGGAGGAACCCACCTGGTCTGCGCCGCCGCCATCTTCAGAAATTCTCAGCGACAAATACTACATTGCTCAAATCCATGGCATGAACAAGCATTCGCTGTCCACACTTTACGTGGATTTCACCCACCTGACATCACTAGACAGCCCGATCTTAGCAGACGCCATCGTCAACCAATTCTACCGATTCCATCCATTCCTCACCAAGGCGTTGCACAATCTTATTGCGAAATATGAGCCCGACTTTTATACACACCATCGCAAAGTTGATAAAGTGAACTCAGATGCCGGCACGTCGATGATGGGTGGCAATTCAAGCGTTAGTATATCCGACAAACATGAGATGGGAGAGCACGTCCAAGAGAGGACACGTCACCAGCAGACAGATAAACTGTTCTCTCTCGCTTTTTATAACTTGCCTCTTGTCTCCCGTTTGCGCCAACTCCGAACCTCACAGATCGGCAAATTACTCTCCATCTCTGGCACTGTCACACGGACGTCCGAGATTCGTCCTGAGTTATCCCTGGGTACTTTTATCTGTGAGAACTGCAAAACAGTTTGCCCCGACGTTGAACAGACCTTCAAATATACCGAGCCTTCGGAATGCCCCAACCAGTCTTGCGGAAACCGCTCTGGTTGGCGTCTAGACATTGGGAAAAGCACTTTTGTTGATTGGCAGAAGGTGAAGCTACAGGAATCATCACATGAGATCCCCACTGGCAGCATGCCCCGTACAATGGATGTCATACTTCGCGGTGAGATGGTCGATCGTGCCAAGGCTGGTGAGCGGTGTATCTTCACCGGCACTTTGATCGTTGTTCCCGATGTCAGCCAACTAGGACTGCCTGGTGTGCGACCTGAGGCCGTTCGTGATGACTCTGCATTCCGCAGCGGagatgttggtggtggaggacTCACTGGTCTGAAGGCTCTTGGTGCCAGGGATTTGACCTACCGTCTCGCCTTCCTCGCCTGCATGGTCACCCCAGACACCACTACTCCCGGTCAGCAAACCAATCAGCAATTGAATGGACAgtctaataatattcttgcTTCCCTCAACCAACTCACTGAGCCTGAAGACAACGAGGACAAGGCCCAGGAGGCGTTTCTCCATACCTTAACACCTTACGAAGTTGAGGACCTAAAAGGACTCGTTCATTCGGACTATATCTATTCTCGGCTGGTGGACTCCATCGCTCCCATGATTTATGGCCACCGTCAGATCAAGAAAGGATTGCTTCTGCAACTAATTGGCGGAGTCAGCAAAAATACAGCACAGGAGAACATGCAGCTCCGTGGTGATATCAATGTATGCATTGTTGGCGATCCCTCGACAAGCAAGAGTCAATTCTTAAA atatatctgCTCTTTGCACCCTCGCGCGGTCTACACAAGTGGAAAGGCCTCGTCAGCGGCTGGTTTGACTGCTTCTGTTGTTAAGGATGCCGAGACCGGTGAATTCACTATTGAGGCCGGCGCTCTGATGCTCGCG AATGGCGGTGGTATTTGTGCCATTGATGAATTTGACAAGATGGACATCAGCGACCAAGTTGCTATCCACGAAGCTATGGAACAGCAGACGATCTCGATTGCGAAGGCAGGAATTCACACGACTCTCAACGCACGTGCGTCTATCCTCGCTGCAGCCAATCCTATTGGTGGACGATACAACCCCAAGGCCACCCTCCGAGCCAACCTCAACTTTAGTGCTCCTATCATGAGTAGATTTGATTTGTTCTTTGTGATTCGGGATGAACCCAATGAAACCGTCGATCGCAACTTGGCTGATCATATCGTCAATGTACACATGAACCGCGACGAAGCCGTTCAGCCAGAGTTGAGTACCGAACAGTTACAGCGCTATATTCGATTCGCCCGGACATTCAGGCCGGTCTTTACGGACGAGGCCAAGGCTCTGTTAGTTGAGAAATACAAGGAGCTCCGTTCTAATGACTCTCAGGGCGGCAACGGCAGGTCTTCATACCGCATCACCGTGCGCCAGCTGGAGTCTTTGGTTCGTCTTTCCGAAGCTGTTGCTAAGGCTAACTGTGTGGAGGAGATCGTACCTAAATTCGTGCAAGAAGCGTATGATCTTCTCCGGCAGAGCATTGTCACGGTTGAAAAGGATGATGTCGAAgtcgatgacgacgaagagcTTGCCAACGCGGCGGGACATGATGAGGATCACGAAATGGGTGACGGCGAACGTGACCGCGAAGGCGACAGCCCTATGCGTGAGGATGTGGAAGAACAGCCAGCACCATCGCGCACAAGGACTAAGATCACATTCGATAAGTACATGAAGATTTTGAACCTCGTTGTGCGCCGAGTCAACGAGGATGAGTCTACATCTGGCGAGGGTgtagaagaggaggatctcATTGTCTGGTACTTGGAACAGATTGAATCTGAGCTGGACAATGAGGAAGATCTGCAACGGGAGCGCAGTTTGGCAGTTAAGGTTTTGAAGAGAATGGTCAAG GACAACATCCTCATGCCCatccgaggagaaggccTGGTTGATGCCGCTGATGGTGACCAAGAGACCTCCCATCGCACCGTTTACGTTTTACACCCCAACTGTGCGGTTGATGACATTGTGATCCCGGATCCTAATAGCAGGCGGTGA
- a CDS encoding uncharacterized protein (expressed protein) has product MKLYSDWLKIYIYISFSNLTGRWHLPCSQEMRTVCLSPSEARASLIHLLTVTIISCCLMALGLHTKRTGRPTIDVSAAKCHGLHTRTQELVLFRKHGISLTRKHSVHKSPALSYPLRDEF; this is encoded by the coding sequence ATGAAACTGTATTCCGATTGGctgaagatatatatatatatttccttttcgaatCTGACTGGGAGGTGGCACCTTCCGTGCTCCCAAGAGATGAGGACTGTATGTTTATCTCCATCGGAGGCCAGAGCTTCTCTAATACACCTCTTAACGGTCACGATTATCTCGTGCTGTCTGATGGCGCTTGGTCTGCATACTAAGAGGACGGGTCGGCCAACAATAGATGTCTCTGCAGCTAAATGTCACGGCCTCCATACCCGAACCCAAGAACTTGTTCTCTTCAGGAAGCACGGTATATCCTTAACGAGAAAGCATAGTGTACACAAAAGCCCTGCTCTTTCCTATCCCTTGCGAGATGAATTCTAG
- a CDS encoding uncharacterized protein (domain of unknown function DUF221-domain containing protein), which translates to MAFSDVGLRGLHHLVRRDSDNPADTPPTASALVTTLVPALVSAGAMVLIFLILRRSQRRTYMPRTYLGVLKPWERTPPVSTTPWGWVIDMYKLPDEYVLQHHSMDAYLLIRFLKLVSMICFVGACMTFPILFPINATGGNGNIQLNILSMSNVEESKYERYFAHAFIAWLFIGFVMYTVTRESIFYINLRHAYALSPAYASRLSSRTVLFTAVTQDYLNRDKLRKMFGTDKVKNVWITTDTSELDDKVKERDDAAMKLEAAETKLITLANKARLKAMKKQGYVEEGPPTPSEEPSDESGSVAARWVKPSERPTHRLKLLIGKKVDTINWARSEIERLNPEIEELQAKHRAGDAKLVSSVFVEFYHQADAQSAYQSVAHNLPLHMAPRYIGLEPTQVIWSNLRIRWWERVIRYFATIGFVVALIVFWAIPTAVVGSISNITFLTEKVPFLRFINDVPSWIRGVITGLLPTILQSVLMALLPIILRLMAKLGGAPTAAAVELTTQNFYFTFQVIQTFLVVTVTSSASSVVSDIINNPSSAASLLAKKIPQASNFYISYIILQGLSFSAGALLQISGLILGKVLGALLDNTPRKMFTRWSSLSGLGWGTVYPAFTFLVVVAITYSCIAPLVLGFATIGLYLFYFAYRYNMLYVSNADIDTQGKAYTRALQHITVGCYLLNVCLIGLFAIASGARRIALGPLILMIISLVVMVIYHVSLNSALDPLINYIPKNLESEEEALLIQEKGELAPSGGEHSDDAGASGPGKEGIDNGVTNVDSAEKGLTGPAPEPKVNSLTKWLRPDKYDGYTQLRRFVPNASAITTYAPEVERDAYFHPSITSQPPLLWIPRDEIGVSKQEIKHTSRVIAITDEDAWLDEKNKIHWDMDKGVPPIYEEKIYY; encoded by the exons ATGGCGTTCTCCGATGTTGGCCTGAGGGGCCTCCATCACCTCGTCCGACGG GACAGTGATAACCCAGCCGACACTCCGCCCACGGCATCGGCGCTCGTCACCACTCTTGTGCCGGCCTTGGTGTCGGCCGGAGCGATGGTTCTGATCTTCCTAATCCTTCGTCGCAGTCAGCGCCGGACGTATATGCCACGAACATACCTAGGAGTCTTGAAACCGTGGGAGCGTACACCTCCCGTCTCGACTACCCCATGGGGTTGGGTCATTGACATGTACAAATTGCCCGATGAATACGTGCTGCAACACCATTCGATGGACGCTTACCTTCTGATTCGCTTCCTTAAATTGGTATCTATGATATGCTTCGTGGGCGCGTGCATGACGTTCCCTATCTTGTTTCCCATCAATGCAACCGGAGGTAACGGTAATATACAATTGAATATTCTGAGCATGTCCAACGTCGAAGAAAGCAAATACGAGCGTTACTTCGCCCACGCCTTTATTGCATGGCTCTTCATCG GATTTGTCATGTATACCGTTACACGTGAGAGTATTTTCTACATCAATTTGCGACACGCCTACGCCCTTTCCCCAGCCTACGCCAGCCGGCTTTCGTCTCGGACCGTGCTATTCACCGCTGTTACGCAGGACTATCTCAACCGTGACAAGCTTCGCAAAATGTTCGGTACTGACAAAGTGAAGAATGTCTGGATTACTACCGATACGTCCGAATTGGACGACAAAGTAAAAGAACGTGATGATGCTGCCATGAAGCTCGAGGCTGCGGAAACGAAGCTCATCACTCTCGCGAACAAGGCACGCCTCAAGGCCATGAAGAAACAGGGCtatgttgaagaaggaccCCCGACCCCCAGCGAAGAACCCAGTGACGAGTCGGGCTCAGTTGCGGCCCGCTGGGTCAAACCGTCCGAGAGACCCACGCACAGACTCAAATTACTCATTGGAAAGAAGGTTGATACGATCAATTGGGCCCGATCCGAAATCGAGCGCCTGAACCCCGAGATCGAGGAGTTGCAGGCCAAGCACCGAGCTGGCGATGCAAAGTTGGTTTCGTCGGTTTTTGTCGAATTCTATCATCAAGCAGATGCTCAGTCTGCCTATCAGTCTG TGGCTCACAACCTGCCTCTTCACATGGCACCGCGCTACATCGGCCTGGAACCCACTCAGGTTATCTGGTCTAACCTCCGTATTCGGTGGTGGGAACGTGTTATTCGGTATTTTGCAACTATTGGCTTCGTTGTCGCTCTCATCGTCTTTTGGGCAATTCCCACGGCCGTGGTGGGTTCCATCTCGAACATCACTTTCTTGACGGAGAAGgtcccttttcttcgctttaTCAACGATGTCCCAAGCTGGATCCGAGGTGTCATTACTGGCCTTCTCCCTACTATTTTGCAGTCCGTGTTGATGGCTCTGTTGCCAATTATACTGCGAC TGATGGCTAAGCTTGGTGGCGCGCCGACTGCCGCGGCTGTCGAGCTGACCACCCAGAACTTCTACTTCACATTCCAAGTTATCCAAACATTTTTGGTTGTCACTGTTACGTCTTCCGCTTCTAGTGTGGTCtcggatatcatcaacaacccTTCATCCGCTGCCTCGCTCCTAGCTAAGAAGATCCCACAAGCTTCCAACTTCTACATATCCTATATTATCCTGCAGGGGTTGTCGTTCAGCGCTGGTGCGCTTCTTCAGATCTCTGGTCTAATCCTGGGCAAGGTTCTCGGCGCGTTGTTGGATAATACCCCCCGTAAGATGTTCACTCGTTGGTCCTCACTTTCTGGTCTAGGCTGGGGAACAGTATACCCCGCATTCACCTTCCTGGTAGTCGTTG CCATCACCTACTCGTGTATCGCTCCCTTGGTTCTTGGCTTCGCGACCATTGGTCTGTACCTGTTCTACTTCGCTTACCGGTACAACATGCTGTATGTGTCCAATGCGGACATTGACACTCAGGGCAAAGCCTATACACGTGCCTTACAGCATATTACCGTCGGCTGTTACCTGCTCAATGTTTGTCTCATTGGTCTCTTTGCCATTGCAAGCGGTGCTCGTCGAATTGCGCTCGGCCCTCTCATTCTCATGATAATTTCTCTTGTTGTCATGGTCATCTACCACGTTTCTCTGAACTCGGCGCTGGACCCTCTCATCAACTATATCCCAAAGAATCTGGagtcggaggaggaggcccTTCTTATCCAGGAGAAGGGCGAACTTGCTCCATCTGGGGGCGAGCACTCAGATGACGCCGGCGCCAGTGGCCCTGGAAAGGAGGGCATTGACAATGGCGTCACCAACGTTGATTCGGCTGAAAAGGGCCTAACTGGACCAGCTCCGGAGCCTAAGGTCAACTCCCTGACCAAGTGGTTGCGCCCGGACAAGTACGATGGCTACACCCAGCTGCGGCGCTTTGTCCCCAACGCCTCGGCTATCACCACCTATGCCCCCGAAGTTGAACGCGACGCGTATTTTCACCCTTCCATCACCTCCCAGCCTCCCCTCCTTTGGATTCCTCGTGATGAAATTGGCGTGAGTAAGCAGGAAATCAAGCATACCTCGCGGGTGATCGCCATCACCGACGAGGATGCGTGGTTGGacgagaagaacaagattcACTGGGACATGGACAAGGGTGTTCCACCTATCTACGAAGAGAAGATCTACTACTAG
- a CDS encoding pyrophosphate-dependent phosphofructo-1-kinase (6-phosphofructokinase subunit beta): MTNTILDTYSSRRKPRRIGILTSGGDAPGMNGAIRAVVRTAIQNGCEAWAIHEGYEGLIQGGAMMHPLYWEDVRGFLSRGGTLIGSVRCDRFREREGRLQAARNMVLFGIDALVVCGGDGSLTGADLFRSEWPELLNELVSTGVLTVAQVAPHQNLNIVGLLGSIDNDFSGTDATIGCYSALTRICEAVDAVFDTASSHRRGFVVEVMGRHCGWLALMAAIATGADWLFIPERPPRDGWEDDMCSIITKNRNRGKRRTIVILAEGAQDSNLDRISSSAVKDVLSKRLGLDTRVTVLGHIQRGGSPCAYDRWLSTLQGIHAVKAVLSMTPESPSPVVIIQENRIRASSLAETVALTKEANASMHAKEFEKAATLRDPEFMEYHSAYRHLNTSDHPKMVLPEDKRMRVAIIHVGAPAAGMNPATRAVVAYCLTRGHTPIAIHNGFPGLCRHHDDTPGSVREMHWLESGDWINDGGSDIGTNAGLPLDDIETTAQCFERYKFDALFVIGGFEAFTAVSQLRKARKQYLAFRIPLVLLPASMSNNVPGTEYSLGSDTSLNTLVYFCDVVRQSASSSGHSVFVVEAQGAEYQATAAALAAGAMTVYTPERGITLQSLSNDIEYLRQQFSKDHGANRSGKLIIRNDQTSTIYSTTEIANIIKHEAKNRFDAQGVVPGHFQQGGKVSPIDRIRAFRLAVKCMEHLETFAGQSPEEIMNDENSATVISIKQSRILLLPMGGPTGVEATDTDWKRQRPKTQNWLEIQEAVDSLSGRSSLYAIPN; encoded by the exons ATGACCAACACTATATTAGATACTTACTCTTCAAGACGCAAACCCCGCCGCATTGGCATCCTGACATCAGGAGGGGATGCCCCGGGAATGAATGGAGCGATCCGTGCAGTCGTCCGCACAGCAATACAGAACGGCTGTGAAGCATGGGCAATCCACGAAGGCTACGAGGGACTCATCCAGGGCGGTGCAATGATGCATCCTTTATATTGGGAAGACGTTCGAGGTTTCCTATCCCGTGGAGGGACACTCATTGGATCCGTACGCTGTGATCGTTTTCGCGAACGAGAAGGTCGTCTTCAGGCGGCAAGGAATATGGTGCTTTTCGGCATCGACGCCTTAGTTGTCTGTGGTGGGGATGGAAGCTTGACCGGGGCAGACCTCTTCCGATCCGAATGGCCAGAGCTGCTCAATGAGCTGGTCTCAACAGGTGTTTTGACCGTGGCGCAAGTCGCACCTCATCAGAACCTGAATATTGTCGGACTACTCGGCTCTATCGACAATGACTTTTCCGGCACAGATGCCACCATTGGATGCTATTCTGCATTAACACGGATCTGCGAAGCAGTCGATGCAGTGTTTGACACGGCTTCTTCTCATCGCCGAGGGTTTGTTGTTGAAGTCATGGGCCGGCACTGTGGCTGGCTAGCGTTGATGGCTGCTATCGCAACTGGGGCGGATTGGTTGTTTATCCCGGAGAGGCCTCCGCGCGACGGCTGGGAGGATGATATGTGTTCAATCATCACCAAG AACCGCAACCGTGGCAAACGTCGCACTATCGTTATTCTGGCAGAAGGTGCCCAGGACAGCAACTTGGATCGCATTTCGTCATCTGCCGTGAAAGATGTTCTGAGCAAGCGCTTAGGGCTCGATACCCGCGTCACTGTTCTAGGTCATATCCAACGAGGCGGATCCCCATGTGCATACGACCGCTGGCTATCAACCTTACAAGGCATCCACGCCGTCAAAGCGGTGCTGTCTATGACTCCTGAGTCGCCCTCTCCGGTGGTGATTATCCAGGAAAATAGAATCAGAGCATCGTCTCTGGCTGAAACTGTTGCCTTAACGAAGGAGGCCAATGCCAGTATGCACGCCAAAGAATTCGAGAAAGCAGCAACACTTCGGGATCCCGAATTCATGGAATATCATAGCGCCTACCGACACCTGAACACGAGTGACCATCCCAAGATGGTCTTACCCGAAGATAAG CGCATGCGGGTTGCTATCATTCACGTTGGCGCCCCAGCTGCAGGCATGAATCCAGCCACACGCGCAGTAGTCGCCTATTGCTTAACCAGAGGACATACCCCGATCGCCATCCACAACGGTTTCCCTGGTCTCTGCCGACACCATGACGATACCCCTGGCTCGGTTCGTGAAATGCATTGGTTGGAATCTGGTGACTGGATCAACGACGGCGGGTCTGACATTGGTACCAATGCGGGACTACCATTAGACGATATCGAAACGACAGCTCAATGCTTCGAGCGATATAAGTTTGATGCACTTTTCGTTATTGGAGGCTTCGAAGCGTTCACAGCCGTCAGTCAACTGCGCAAGGCGCGTAAGCAATATCTTGCCTTCCGGATTCCGCTCGTCCTTCTCCCAGCAAGTATGTCAAATAATGTCCCCGGCACGGAATACTCCCTTGGAAGCGACACCAGTCTTAATACCCTTGTTTATTTCTGCGATGTTGTTCGGCAATCTGCGTCCTCCTCCGGGCATAGCGTTTTCGTCGTGGAAGCGCAAGGAGCCGAGTACCAGGCGACAGCTGCTGCGCTGGCCGCAGGAGCAATGACCGTGTATACGCCTGAACGAGGAATAACTCTACAAAGCCTCTCCAATGATATTGAGTACCTCCGCCAACAATTCTCAAAGGATCACGGTGCCAATCGCTCGGGCAAGCTGATTATCCGCAATGACCAGACATCCACCATCTACAGTACAACCGAGATTGCAAATATCATCAAACATGAGGCCAAGAATCGCTTTGATGCGCAGGGCGTAGTGCCTGGACACTTCCAGCAAGGCGGCAAAGTCTCACCCATTGACCGCATTCGCGCGTTCCGGTTGGCCGTCAAGTGCATGGAACATTTGGAAACATTTGCGGGCCAGTCTCCGGAGGAAATCATGAACGATGAGAACTCAGCTACGGTGATCAGCATCAAACAGTCTCGTATCCTTCTGCTGCCGATGGGAGGTCCTACCGGAGTTGAAGCGACCGATACTGATTGGAAGCGACAGCGGCCGAAGACTCAGAACTGGTTGGAGATCCAAGAAGCTGTGGACTCCTTGTCAGGACGCTCGTCTTTATATGCGATTCCGAACTGA